The DNA window TTAATTTCTGGTTGTCTTTTTatagtttaaataaaacatacccGTTTCTTGGGCTTGGTCAATAGCTACGTCCCATAGAAGTCTTTCGCCAAATCTGTTGGAAGAAAGAGTCTGATGATTGATGTCAGTTTTCTAAATGAAAGATTCTTTCCGAATTTCCTCAAGATGAAAAGTTGAGGATGAAAAACATTGTCCTCGAAAACAACGTACAGGTAAACAACATTTTCATCAACAATGCTTACCAATATGGGATTATCATAATTTCAACATTCTTACCCTTTAGACATTATGATCTTTATTTAATCCAATACTTTTAGTTTTATGGTTTCCAAGTCATGtacaaaaatgtttacatgtcTGCAGTGAATATGACGTCatccttcaaaaaatataaaCGTTTCTATCAAATGCACTGAGTGTtgatatcttaaaatatttttcatttaaagtttttCATAATTTGGTCATCAAATGACCCAAAAATGCCGggatattttcataatttatcttCGGTAAAATTATGAACTCCGAGTCTGTAATGAGTCAATATGGCGTCCGAGTGGAAACGTTTTCTCGAGGAAGAAGGATATGAAAAGTTTAAAGAGGCAATGCGTCTCTCAGACGAAGATTCAAAAGATGATCCAGAAGATGACCCATTTAGATCGAAATATAGATCAAGAGAAATTCTCTTGGAAGTAAAAGAAAAGCTAAAACCCCACCTAGAGAAGTTTCGAGAACAAGACCAGGAACTTGTATTTCTTGACTGTGTCATTGATCTGAGACTAGGCGTTAACTACATCGACACAGAAGAACTGCATTCAGGAGAGGAATACCTAATAAAAGTTATAGAGTGTACTGAAAAATACAAACTTGACAAAAACGCTGCTGACATATATTTGCATGCCTTAAACAACCTAGGAATACTGTGGTTTGGGAGAAGGAATCCTGAAAAAGCCCTTTCTTATTTGCTGAAAGCTGAAGAACTCTACTTCCAATATAAGAAAGAAGTTGACGGACCACCTAAGTTTGTGGCTGAATATTTGAAATCTACTGAAGATGAAAAAGAAAAGTTAGAGCATCTGAGAAATGCAAACTTTGAAAACTCCTACACCCATACCCTGTACTATATGGCTCAGGTTTATGCAAAGCTAGACGAGAGTGAGAAATCTGCCCTATGCTGTCATAAAACCTTACAGAGACAGCTGGATGCCCACAAATACACTCCATTAGATTGGGCAATAAATGCTGCAACACTCTCTCAATATTTTGTAACAAAAGATGAATATCCTCAGGCTCGGCATTGTCTAGCATGTGCAGAGGTTATATTTGAGGTGATGGTTTAAGAATTCTTATcaattatcaatgttttttggttttcggatattaacattaattttttcaaaactgtcACTGTCAGTTGAGCTTACACatggtatattaaaaaaaggaaagatatataatttatatttgtgTAACAACAAACCGAATTCCATGTAATAAACACATCCTAATTCTTAAAATTCTAAACATTGCCATGATATCATGAAAATTGGTCATTGAATCATTTTATCGGTAGCCAAATCACAATAATCACAATCACAAAAAGAAGTAGTAAACTTATcatgttggtttacagtatagaATATTGCAGATGTATAAATTTATTCTTAAACTGCCTGCCTATTGAGAAAAGTGTATAGCTTTACAGCATATAATctgcattttttataatatatttttttttttttttgcaggagATACAATTTAGTGAAAACGAAAATGTTTCAGAAGATGAAAAGGAAAAAGTTCAACAGGGTAAAGCAGACATACAGAGATGTTGGGCCAAGTATGGACTTGCATTGCTGGAGTTCTCTAAAGATCGCCTCTTAAAAGCAACAGAGGAAGATACTCCCTTAGATCCTGATGAATCTGAAAAAGAATTTGAGAAATTTAACCTTGAAGTTACTTCACGTGAAGAGCAAATCACTTGCAAACCAGTTCGAGATTTTGAAGAAGCAAGGAATGTGTTCTTACGAGTGCAAACTTGGATAAGTGGAGCAAAAGAGTTTTATGTATTTGATGGCCGATGTACAGATTATATAGAGCTTGTTCAAGATCACAGCAAAGCTTTTAAGCTTCTGGCATTCTTTGAACTTAATCTGGATCGTCAGTGCAAGATGCACAAGAGAAGAGCAGACATGTTGTTGGAGGTGTGCAATGAACTAAACCCTCAGCATTATTTGCTGATAGTCCGCCAGCTAATTTATGAATTGGCAGAAATTTACAGTGGAATAATGGACATTAAATACATGATTTTGAAGGAAGAGGGGGGACAACCTTCAATCCATGCAATAAAGAAGATTAACAGCTTGGCTCTTCAGAGCATTCAAAAATACCAAGCATATATTGATTCTTTCAAGGACAACAAACCAGATCTTCCAGATGAATACCCAGAACTTGATACCAGGCCGATACTTGTAGCCTGGTTCTGCATGGGAAGACTATATTCAAAGATTTTACCATTAAATGTAAGAGAGAGGCTGGACAACATCAAGAAAACTGAGGCATGTTACCAGTATATTATAGACTATTGTAAGAGGCATCACAAAGCTGCCGAGTGCATGCGCGCTGAACTGGAAGTTTGCGAGGAGATGGTGGCACTGCTGCCacttaaaatggaaaaaataagaCAAGAAGCTGAAATTTAATGAGAATAAATACTCAACATTAATGTATAtcaattttaaccaaaaatcTTGAGAGTCAATTTGTAATCTATTGCaggtttaaattatttataggcaatatttatttttcatgtgcTTGATTAAAGGTGATGTAAAAAgaccaaaatttgttttctaaatTTGTAGACTTTTGTCTTTCTTAAGCCTTTGTCACATCTTGCACCAAATTACTAGTTCTGTAATTTCAGATGGCAATTGCTGCTCAGGTCAATAGAATTGGAATATGATTTACAAAGTTACAAACCTGGCTCTGTATCATTGATATTTAGTTATGGTATCTGagggtggctcactacacctaaATATATTTTCTCAGATCAGCAGAAAATCAAACTCGATGTGGAAACAGTCACAGTAGCTCTCgatcacaaaagtattttcatGTTTCTATGCAGTATGTTTGGTTTATAGAATAACCTTCCGTTTTGCAGCTTGAGCTTTTtagaaaaaacaacaaaattttcttcttttttaaaagatttttcattcaGAAATTCAAAATGATATGACATAAATGAATTGATTGGGGTTTAACAGTCATGATATTAATGCCCTGAGATAAACATCAGTACACATACCATgttaattaattgtaaaatgtGCCTAACATTAACAATAACTTAACTAATTAATCCTTCTTGGAAATTTAATAACTCAAAACTCTTCCATCAATCATCTTGAGTACAACTTAACACAACAAAACTCAatgtatgtcaacataaatTTTTCTGCTGCTTTAACCCTTCTGGAAtataatacacaaaataatcataCATTAGGTACTAAGTAATTctttaagaaattaaacaatgctgttaaattatggaattttcataaaatacatgtatacacttgTCAATTGGATGAaataatatatgatttaatttagtttattgtaaatatcaaataatatcagtTTATATGtagatacacatgtaaatagTTAAACATGATTTCAAGGTACCcagtaatttttttcataaaattaacaTCTATGCACCaactatatatattatacagtGTAAATATTGTCACAATTGGGCACAATCATATacatcatattaaaaatattgctAATAAATTGCATAGTCCTTCAAAaagacattttcaaaattaaactaatatcaaatatgatttacACAAACAATTTGGTTTTAAAGGCGAGAAAATAATATATCCAGTACAcccaaaagaaaaaattattgtacaAATTAGTTTCCAGAAATGAAAATGATAGAACACTTGAGCAGTTACATTAATTTATTGCAGTGATACATACAGAGTGCATGCATCAGGTGCTGGCTGCTATCACGGGTAAGAAATGATCAGATCTTTGAGTTGCAATGAACACAAAAGGGTAGATACGCCAATCAAATTACGGAGATGTCAATCTGGGGGAAGTCATCATGGACAGGGGGGTAGAAGAACGGTTCCTTCCTCGGGCAAGTGGTCTCGGAGACTTCCTTTTTGTTACAGGAAATCAACTCAAATTCCTTGGTGAGACAGATGGATATTTCATACAGTAGCTGCTTCTTTGTTTTTTCCTGAAAATTGAATAAAAGACATAAGCACATGTATTTTAGAACATGATTTGTGGATGTCTCAAACAAGAGTAGTATACATATCAAGTCACACTTAAGCAAATATGATTCCTGTTTGTTGAAAATTCAAGTTGGTGCAATAGAAAATGTCATCAAAATTTATCCTCAAGAGCTTATCTATACAATGGAATTTGACACTTCCTGGTGAGTTAgatgtaaaattttcaactacatATTGAACTTGccaatcttttaaaaacattaataaaaaaaaaactctcacCACTGGGTTTCAAGTAAATAAGTCCAAAAGCAcattaaattagataaaaaacgGCAAGCTCACATACTTCACTCTTTCCTATTACTTGACAATGATACACATAACGAATGGCAGGTTATGCATTAAATACAGGTACACAAAATAAACTAATAAAGAGCATAACTCTTGAACACACTGTATTTTAGATACCTACAAAGTTTCTGGAAATTCCGTGCAGCTGTTTAAGAGGAGTTGTGCTAACAAAAAACAGGACTGATGGACGGAATGACTGACTAACGGACAGAAGGGTCAAAATCATTAAACTGAAATGTGGTGACTTTCTTTAACATTGCACATGTACAGAGATCTTGTATAAAGAGAGGCCAGTGAATCTGACAAGGTGTTTCCAGCTATGACGTTCACATACATTTACCTTGTCATAGACACACTCAATCACTGCATCCACTCCCAGTTCCCTCTTCACTGCTGCCTCTGTTTCGTTGATCTGAAAACAAATCGGAAGTTTTACTTCATCAAATCAGAATCttaataatacatttttgtaaaaggGTAAATTGATTTAGAGTACATTTGAATGACTTAATTGAAGTTATCAA is part of the Crassostrea angulata isolate pt1a10 chromosome 3, ASM2561291v2, whole genome shotgun sequence genome and encodes:
- the LOC128176361 gene encoding KIF-binding protein-like gives rise to the protein MASEWKRFLEEEGYEKFKEAMRLSDEDSKDDPEDDPFRSKYRSREILLEVKEKLKPHLEKFREQDQELVFLDCVIDLRLGVNYIDTEELHSGEEYLIKVIECTEKYKLDKNAADIYLHALNNLGILWFGRRNPEKALSYLLKAEELYFQYKKEVDGPPKFVAEYLKSTEDEKEKLEHLRNANFENSYTHTLYYMAQVYAKLDESEKSALCCHKTLQRQLDAHKYTPLDWAINAATLSQYFVTKDEYPQARHCLACAEVIFEEIQFSENENVSEDEKEKVQQGKADIQRCWAKYGLALLEFSKDRLLKATEEDTPLDPDESEKEFEKFNLEVTSREEQITCKPVRDFEEARNVFLRVQTWISGAKEFYVFDGRCTDYIELVQDHSKAFKLLAFFELNLDRQCKMHKRRADMLLEVCNELNPQHYLLIVRQLIYELAEIYSGIMDIKYMILKEEGGQPSIHAIKKINSLALQSIQKYQAYIDSFKDNKPDLPDEYPELDTRPILVAWFCMGRLYSKILPLNVRERLDNIKKTEACYQYIIDYCKRHHKAAECMRAELEVCEEMVALLPLKMEKIRQEAEI